In Isosphaera pallida ATCC 43644, the sequence GCAGTGAGGACAAACCACCACCTGACCTCCCGCCTTCAGAAAAGCGCTCAGAAGCTCGCCGACGCTGGGTCCGTTGCCCCAGGTTAGGTTGGAGGGTTGGTGAGCGTCCACCAGCCGAACACCCTCCAGGTCCAACATGAGGGTCACTTGCGACCCCTTGGCTTGCAGGGTGTTGGCCACCTTGAGCGCCATCGTCGCCGCGTGTAGGTCGTTGGTGAACCGACTCAGATGCACCACCACCTTCTGGCCCTCCGGCACGGGAACCGCCTGGGGGTCGGTGGGCGTCTGCGGCGTTGCGAACCCACCGAACCCCATCGCTAGCATCGTCAAGCCTGCTGTCACCCAACCGCTCAACGTCATCGCGTTCATTGCGTTCTCCCCAAAACTGCCCCGAGCTGGGTCGCCCAGCATAGCGACGCATCGTTCCGAATAACACGCCCTCCTCTCAATCGAGAGGCTCTTGGGCGACCAATAATCCGACATTCAGGGCATTTTTGAGAGTACGTCTTGCGTAGGTGGGCGGTCAAGAGCTAAGCAGAAAAACGGGGTTGGACCGAGTGGGCGTGTTCCGAGGTAGGACGCGGCAAGAGGCTTGAGGAAGGGAAAAGGGGTGGGCGTGACGACTTGGCGATGACGGGGCCGAGGGTGTATCCTCAGAGCCGTTTTCGTTCGGTTGGGTCGATCGGGTTGGGAACCATAGCAGTAAGGATTTTCCTTTTCTGATTGTTTTCTGTTTTCGTCGGAGGCATCATGTCCGTGTCCGTCCCCTCCTCGTTGGAAACCCTCTCGATCAACACGCTGCGCGCTTTGGCGATGGACGCGGTCCAGAAGGCCAACTCGGGCCATCCGGGCACTCCGGTCTCGCTGGCCCCGGTGGTGTATGAATTGTGGCGCAACACCTTGCGCTACGATCCCGCCGATCCGATCTGGCCCGACCGCGACCGCTTCGTGTTGTCGGTGGGTCACGCCTCGATGCTAATTTACGGGGCGTTGCATTTGGCCGGGGTGAAGGCGGTTGGTCCCGACCCCGACGGAAGCACCGGCTTGATCCACGGCCAAGGCCACGGCCGCCGTCCAGGCGATCCCCACGCTCTGGCGGTCTCGCTGGAGGATATCAAGGCGTTTCGGCAACTTCACTCTAAAACGCCCGGCCACCCTGAATACCGCCTCACGCCCGGCGTGGAAACCACCACGGGGCCTCTTGGCCAGGGTTTGGCGAATTCAGTGGGCATGGCGATCGCCGGACGTTATCTAGCCGCGCGCTACAATCGTCCGGGCTTCGACCTGTTCACTCATCGGGTTTATGCGTTGTGCGGCGATGGCTGTATGATGGAGGGAGTCAGCAGCGAAGCCGCTTCCCTGGCTGGTCACCTCAAACTCGCTAACCTTTGCTGGATCTATGACTCCAACCACATCACCATTGAGGGTGGCACTCATCTGGCCTTCTCGGAGGATGTCGGCAAGCGATTCGAGAGCTACGGCTGGAACGTGCTGAAGGTGGACGACGCTGAGGATCGCGTCGCGCTGGCTCAGGCTCTGGCCCAATTCCAGCGAACAACCGACCGGCCCACCCTGATCATTGTCACTAGCGTCATCGCGCGGGGCGTTCCCGGCAAAGAAGGCTCGCACAAAGCCCACGGCGAACCTCTGGGCGAGGAGGCGGTCAAAGGGGCCAAGCTCCATTACGGCATGGACCCCGACGCGCGCTTCGTGGTGCCGCCCGAAGTTTACGAGGACTTTCAACATACCTTGGGCCGTCGTGGCGCAGAGTTGTCCCGCGCCTGGAAAGCCCAATTGGAGACGTATCGCCAGGCTTACCCGGATCTGGCCGCCGAGTTGGACGTGTGGCTCAAGCGCGAGTTGCCCGCGGGTTGGGACCGCGACATTCCCACGTTCCCCTGGCAGTCTACCAACGACCCTCAAACCGGTAAGACCACGGTTCCCAGCCTGGCAGGACGCGACGCCTCCGGTCGAGTTCTCAATGCCATCGCCAAGCGGGTCCCCTGGTTGATCGGCGGCTCCGCCGACCTCGCTCCCTCGACCAAGACCACGCTCACTTTCGAGGGGGCCGACTCGTTCCAGGCCGAATCCCCCCACGGCCGGAATTTCCACTTCGGCGTGCGTGAACACGCGATGGGTTCGATCATGAACGGCATGGCGGTTTCGGGGCTGCGTCCGTTCGGTTCGGGGTTTTTGATCTTCTCCGACTACGGGCGGCCCGCAATCCGTCTGGCGGCGATCATGGAGATCCCGGTCATCTACATTTTCACTCACGACTCGATTGGAGTGGGCGAGGATGGGCCAACCCATCAACCGATTGAACAACTCGCCAGCCTTCGAGCCATTCCCCACCTCATCGTCATCCGCCCCGCCGACGCCAACGAAGTGGCCGAAGCCTGGCGAACCCTGATGCCCATGCGCGACCAGCCCGTGGTGCTAGCTTTGACCCGTCAGGCTCTACCCACGCTGAACCGCGATCGCCTGGCCCCGGCCTCCGGTCTTCGCAAAGGGGCCTACGTGTTGGCCGATCCTCCCGCTGGTCAATCCCCTCGACTCATTCTGATCGGCACCGGAAGCGAAGTGGCCCTCTGCGTCGAGGCCGCCGAAGCCCTCCATGCGCGGGGCATCCCCACCAGAGTCGTCTCGATGCCCTCTTGGGAACTCTTCGAGGCCCAGCCTCAAGCCTACCGCGACGAAGTGCTGCCGCCTTCGATCACGGCGCGGGTGGCAGTCGAGATGGGCTCGACTCTCGGTTGGTCCAAATATGTCGGCCCCACCGGCTCTGTGATTGGCATGAACGGCTTCGGCGCTTCGGCCCCCTTGAAGGATGTCACCCGTCACTTTGGGTTCACCGTGGAGAATGTCATTGCCCACGCCGAACGTCAGCTAACGTGATCCTGTCTCGCCCAGACCCGACCCAAACCCAATCCGAGCCGCCAAGTCACCCCTGGACTTCCACACCCAAACCCGTCCATCATCCAATCGCGCGAGGCGAATAGGAAATGGACGGGAGAGGGGAAAGGAGAACTGAGTTAGACGGAAGAATCAGCTGCGTCCGGCTCGTCGAGCCAACGCCCGGCGAACATGGTCGCCAACACGGGACGGTCGGAATCAAACAACAGATCGTGAGGATCGTCCGCATCCCGTTCGGGCAAGCCGACGACCGCCAGATCGGCCGACTTGCCGGGGCGAAGGCTGCCGGTGATCGTCTCAGCACGCAACGCCCACGCGCCGAAGAGTGTGGACATGGTCAAAAGCAGTCGTCCCGATAGGCGGGGATCGCGGCGTCGGAGAAACCGCGCTTCGTCCAGAACGCTCAAGGTTGGGGCCGAGGCCAGGCTGTCGGTCCCCAAGCAGACAATCGCGCCTTGATGGAGCAATTCCAGAAAGGGGTGGGGAGGGTGTCCGAAGCGGGCGTGAGTGCGCGGACAATACACCAACGCCACCCGTTTGCCCGGCGGTGCGGCGTCTGGCCGGAATTGCCAAAGCTCGTCGGGGCGCAAATCATTGCCGTGAGCGACGAGCCAATCGGTCTGCTTCAACTCGTCCCGACGAATGTAGTCAGTGGGTCTGGGTCCGATTGGCTCCCATTCGTCGTCCCAGGCTCCCAACTCCTCCAGGAACTCGCGCAATGGGCCTTGACCGGATTCCAGCAGCATCCGCTCTTCAGGCATTTCCGCTAGATGGGTGGTCAGGGGCAGCCCGCAACCAGCGGCCCTCTGGTAAAGCCAACCCGCGGTGCTATAAGGTGCATGGGGGCTCAGCCCTACCCGGCAGCGACTGATCACCTGCTGTTGGGGTGTTACGGTGCGCAGCCAATCCCAAGCGCGCTCATTGGTTTCCAATCCCCGTTGACGCTTGAGACCCAACACCTCGGAAAACACGACCCCACCCACTGGCGCTGCGGAGATCGCCGGCCAACTCGCCCCGGCGGTGGTGATGTCGGCCAACAAGGTGGTCCCGGCCCGCAGCGCTTTTTGAAGATTCTCGGCGGCCCGCCGCGCCAACTCCTCCAACCCGACCCCGATTCGTTGTCCCACCACCCGCTTGAGCCAGGCGACCTCGTTTTCCGGGACAACCGCGACGGTCGAACCTGTGGCGTCCCGGTCGGGATCCGGCATCTCGAGCGGTTCCCCTTGAAGGCGACTCAACTCAAGATGGGTATGAGCGTTCACAAACCCCGGCACGATCGCCGCGTTGCCC encodes:
- a CDS encoding DsrE family protein, whose translation is MNAMTLSGWVTAGLTMLAMGFGGFATPQTPTDPQAVPVPEGQKVVVHLSRFTNDLHAATMALKVANTLQAKGSQVTLMLDLEGVRLVDAHQPSNLTWGNGPSVGELLSAFLKAGGQVVVCPHCAHAAGLSEGKVIPGVRIGPDGILAQVILDADKVVDY
- the tkt gene encoding transketolase, whose protein sequence is MSVSVPSSLETLSINTLRALAMDAVQKANSGHPGTPVSLAPVVYELWRNTLRYDPADPIWPDRDRFVLSVGHASMLIYGALHLAGVKAVGPDPDGSTGLIHGQGHGRRPGDPHALAVSLEDIKAFRQLHSKTPGHPEYRLTPGVETTTGPLGQGLANSVGMAIAGRYLAARYNRPGFDLFTHRVYALCGDGCMMEGVSSEAASLAGHLKLANLCWIYDSNHITIEGGTHLAFSEDVGKRFESYGWNVLKVDDAEDRVALAQALAQFQRTTDRPTLIIVTSVIARGVPGKEGSHKAHGEPLGEEAVKGAKLHYGMDPDARFVVPPEVYEDFQHTLGRRGAELSRAWKAQLETYRQAYPDLAAELDVWLKRELPAGWDRDIPTFPWQSTNDPQTGKTTVPSLAGRDASGRVLNAIAKRVPWLIGGSADLAPSTKTTLTFEGADSFQAESPHGRNFHFGVREHAMGSIMNGMAVSGLRPFGSGFLIFSDYGRPAIRLAAIMEIPVIYIFTHDSIGVGEDGPTHQPIEQLASLRAIPHLIVIRPADANEVAEAWRTLMPMRDQPVVLALTRQALPTLNRDRLAPASGLRKGAYVLADPPAGQSPRLILIGTGSEVALCVEAAEALHARGIPTRVVSMPSWELFEAQPQAYRDEVLPPSITARVAVEMGSTLGWSKYVGPTGSVIGMNGFGASAPLKDVTRHFGFTVENVIAHAERQLT
- a CDS encoding amidohydrolase family protein, with protein sequence MTVSPRVTIRARWVFPVEGEPIPEGVVTYDRERGRLLRVGPYRGEILDRDLGNAAIVPGFVNAHTHLELSRLQGEPLEMPDPDRDATGSTVAVVPENEVAWLKRVVGQRIGVGLEELARRAAENLQKALRAGTTLLADITTAGASWPAISAAPVGGVVFSEVLGLKRQRGLETNERAWDWLRTVTPQQQVISRCRVGLSPHAPYSTAGWLYQRAAGCGLPLTTHLAEMPEERMLLESGQGPLREFLEELGAWDDEWEPIGPRPTDYIRRDELKQTDWLVAHGNDLRPDELWQFRPDAAPPGKRVALVYCPRTHARFGHPPHPFLELLHQGAIVCLGTDSLASAPTLSVLDEARFLRRRDPRLSGRLLLTMSTLFGAWALRAETITGSLRPGKSADLAVVGLPERDADDPHDLLFDSDRPVLATMFAGRWLDEPDAADSSV